From the genome of Hymenobacter sp. PAMC 26628, one region includes:
- the rsfS gene encoding ribosome silencing factor, with the protein MKSTLVRQDSDTLADVVVRGMQDKKASDIVVLNLKELKNAVADYFIICSANSDTQIDAIARSVEEEVEKVTGDYPWQTEGRTNREWVLLDYVDVVVHVFLRDRRKFYALEELWGDAQISYIEEVTA; encoded by the coding sequence ATGAAAAGCACCTTGGTCCGGCAGGATTCGGACACATTGGCAGACGTAGTAGTACGCGGCATGCAGGACAAAAAAGCTTCTGACATCGTCGTGCTCAACTTAAAAGAGCTAAAAAATGCTGTGGCGGATTATTTCATCATCTGCTCGGCCAATTCCGATACCCAGATCGATGCCATTGCCCGCTCGGTAGAGGAAGAAGTAGAAAAAGTCACCGGCGATTACCCCTGGCAGACCGAAGGCCGCACCAACCGCGAGTGGGTGCTGCTCGATTATGTCGACGTGGTGGTACACGTGTTCCTGCGCGACCGCCGCAAGTTTTATGCGCTGGAAGAATTGTGGGGCGATGCCCAAATTTCATACATCGAAGAGGTAACGGCCTAG
- a CDS encoding T9SS type A sorting domain-containing protein has translation MKNFTRFLLALAAVALGAGPVLAADVTIAVVDNAYNFGGVSNGTVTIGVGDAVTWSYATGTSSHPTMSDSSPAAWAMFPLDASNRTKKITFTTAGVYPYHCTAHGGFSNGVLVGMSGTITVQGTPTATENARLTALALSLFPNPSHGSVTVQLRQPPGPAYQLRLSNVIGQEIRSVALRPDLGAAGLSLNLADLPGGLYFYSLMVDGKVASTKRLVLQN, from the coding sequence ATGAAAAACTTTACTCGTTTTCTCCTGGCATTGGCGGCAGTAGCCCTGGGCGCGGGCCCAGTTTTAGCCGCCGACGTGACTATTGCCGTCGTCGACAACGCCTACAACTTCGGCGGCGTCAGCAACGGCACGGTCACCATCGGCGTGGGCGACGCCGTGACGTGGAGCTACGCCACCGGCACGTCCAGCCACCCCACCATGTCGGATAGTTCACCGGCGGCCTGGGCCATGTTTCCACTCGATGCCAGCAACCGCACCAAAAAAATCACCTTCACCACGGCCGGCGTGTACCCTTACCACTGCACAGCCCACGGCGGGTTCAGCAACGGCGTACTCGTAGGCATGAGCGGCACCATCACAGTGCAGGGCACCCCCACGGCCACCGAGAATGCCCGCCTCACGGCCCTTGCCCTAAGCTTGTTTCCCAACCCCAGCCACGGCTCCGTGACGGTGCAGCTGCGCCAGCCCCCGGGCCCCGCCTACCAGCTGCGCCTAAGCAACGTCATCGGCCAGGAGATTCGCTCCGTGGCCCTGCGCCCCGACCTCGGCGCCGCTGGCCTGTCCCTGAACCTGGCCGACCTGCCCGGCGGCCTGTACTTCTACAGCCTAATGGTGGATGGCAAGGTGGCCAGCACCAAGCGCCTGGTGCTGCAAAACTGA
- a CDS encoding biotin--[acetyl-CoA-carboxylase] ligase, with translation MEISPQTLFTGQQLLWLPACGSTNAEAQRLLGENRASEGCTVATGHQTAGRGQRGNQWEAAAGENLTLSVVWMPTFLTAGQQFLLSQAVALAVHDWATALLGPAPALRLKWPNDLYYGGQKLGGILIENALSGSQIQHSVVGIGLNVNQLVFGVPTASSLAALTGRAYDLGPLAARLLECLERRYLQLRAGQVGGLRRNYLRVLYRYQEPHAYEVAGQRVRGQIVGVGEDGRLAVEIDGAVRRFGLQEIRHV, from the coding sequence ATGGAAATTAGTCCCCAAACCCTGTTCACGGGCCAGCAGCTGCTGTGGCTGCCCGCGTGCGGATCTACCAACGCGGAGGCCCAGCGCCTGCTTGGCGAAAACCGGGCCAGCGAAGGCTGCACCGTGGCCACCGGCCACCAAACCGCTGGCCGGGGCCAGCGCGGCAACCAGTGGGAAGCCGCCGCCGGCGAAAACCTGACCCTATCCGTGGTGTGGATGCCCACGTTCTTGACGGCTGGGCAGCAATTTCTGCTCAGCCAAGCGGTGGCGCTGGCAGTGCACGACTGGGCCACCGCGCTACTGGGCCCCGCCCCGGCTCTGCGCCTGAAGTGGCCCAACGACCTGTACTATGGCGGCCAAAAGCTGGGCGGCATCCTCATCGAAAACGCGCTAAGTGGGTCCCAGATTCAGCACAGCGTGGTGGGCATCGGCCTGAACGTGAACCAACTGGTATTTGGCGTACCCACGGCTTCGTCGTTGGCGGCCCTCACCGGCCGGGCCTACGACCTGGGGCCCCTGGCCGCCCGCCTGCTCGAGTGCCTGGAGCGGCGCTACCTCCAGCTGCGGGCTGGCCAGGTGGGGGGCCTGCGCCGCAACTACCTGCGCGTGCTGTACCGCTACCAGGAGCCCCACGCCTACGAGGTGGCCGGCCAGCGGGTGCGCGGCCAGATTGTCGGGGTGGGCGAAGACGGCCGCTTGGCGGTGGAAATCGACGGGGCGGTGCGCCGGTTCGGGTTACAGGAAATTCGCCACGTGTAG